In Kutzneria kofuensis, the DNA window TGGGCGTGACTGCCGCCAAATTCGTGCACGTAGCGGCGGATGGGCCAGAGCAGGTCGACCGCCTCGGCATAACGGCCGCGACCGAATGCGAGCAGTGCTTCACAAACAGGTAGACCGACGCGGGCGGTCATGGCGACGTTGGTCGCTGGCCCAGCTTCGGCGACGTAGCGCTGACGGTCGGCGATGAGGTCGGCGGCGAGATTGTCCTCGCCGGCGCCGACGTAGGACATGACGGCGTGCATGTCGTTGAACGCGTTGAACGGGATCGTCATTCGCGGCGGCCAGGTCGCGGCGAGCTTGGCCCATCGGTCGCCGGCGTCCTCGCCGAGCAGGTGCAGCCGCCACATCAGGCTGGCGGCGTTGACGACCTCGGTGACGGTGGAGTCCTCGGTCGGCGCGAGCCGCTCGTCGTAGAGGTCGAGTGCCTCGCGGTAGCGGTTGGCTTCGAGCAGGAACAGGCAGTAGTGCCACCAAATGTGTACGCGAAGCAGGTTGCCCTGGTCCCAGTCGGCGCGCCGGCGGTCCAGCATGGCGATGCCGTCGTTGTAGCTGGCCCGCATCTCGTGGGTGTGGCCGACGGCATGGACGCTCCAGACGTCCGCCGCATCCAGCTCCATCGCACGCAGGCCAGTCTGTTCGGCACGTTCCCAGTGCCCGCACTCCTCCAGGCCGAAGGCGTACATGCCGAGAAGGTTGGCGTAGTGCGGATCGGCCGTGCCCCAGGCCGGCAGCGCACCACCGATGCGATCGCGCAACGAAATGGCGTTCCCTGTGAGGAAGTCGATCTGGTGGCCGACCGCGAGCGCCAAGGCATCGCGGGGCTGCTCCGCCGTCAAGTCGGCGAGCAGCGCTCCGGCGGCGTGCAGATCGCCGTCGAGCAGCTTGGCCGCAGCTTTGACGTGCAAGCGCTCGCCGTCGGTAAGGTCGCCGACACGTTGCCGGAATTCGCCGAACTTCGCCGCGACGGGCGGCACGTACTGCGGGTCGGTGCTGAGCACCGCCAGGTAAACGCGCATGGCATTGGCCGTGGGCTGCAGCGGGTCCTCGGTGACGACGCGCTCGGACCGTTCGCCGACGTCGGCGCGGAAGTGCAGCAACGAGTCGACGGCACCGTCCAACTCGTCGACCGCGGCGGCGGTTGCGGCGTGCACCGAAATTCCGTGCTGATCCTGGCGCATTCTTCCGACAATACGGCCATGACCTTGCCGCTCGGCGTCACTGGCGTGATCATTCCCGTGCTCGCGGCGGAGCCGCTCCTGGGCCGGCCGGGCGTGCCACCGCGCGTTGTCGAAGCTCACGCGGCGGGTCTGGGCGCGGTGGCCGGACCACCCCCTACGACGGCGAGTTCGGCGACGACGTCCAACCGCATCTGACCGTCGCGATGGACGTCTCCGACGAAATCCAGAACTTCGTCGAAAACGAGCTCGTCGGCGAACTCCCGGTCCACGACCGCCTTGACGAGGCGTGACTGGTCTACTCCGACGGCGAGCGGTGGCGGCGCCGGGCGACCTTCTCGTTCGGCGCGCAGACGCCGAACGAGAACCGCTGAGCGCCGGAGCCGGCGGCACAGGATGGTCGGGACCGGGGCCGATGTGGGCAGGATCGACGAGCCGGGAGTCGGTTAGCCGCCGGGTGGTCGGGATCGGTTGATCGAGAGCCGGACCGTTCAGAGCAGGCCGAGTTGGGCCGCTCGCACGCCGGCTTGAAAGCGGCTGCGGGCGTCGAGGCTGAGCATGGCGGCGGCCATGTCGTTGCGGACGGTCCGGACACTGACGCCGACCTGGCGTGCGATGGCGTCGTCGGTGAGGCCGTCGGCCAGCAGGCGCAGGACCCTGTGGTGGCGGGGCGTTTGATCGGGAAGGCTGTGGCGGCGAGGGCTCGGGTTGCCCTGGGACCAGACCTGGTCGGCGAGCACGCAGAGCGGCGCCACCGAGGCGGGCGTGCGGTTGACGACGGCGTCGTCCCCGGTGATGACCATCGCGACGGAGCGGTCGACGAGCAGCATGGTGGTGGGCAAGGCCGGCACGATCCGAGGTGCGGCGCCACGGGTCCGGAGCCAGGTCGCGTGCGCGGCGACGGTGGGCGTGCGAATCAGGTCACTGCGCCAGACGAGCCGGAGTTGGGCACCGCAACGGAGCACGGCCTCAGCGACAGGAACGGCGAACTCGAACGAGCCGGTCCGGTGCTGGCCGCTGAGGATGACGACCTCGCGGCGGGCGTTGGCGACGAGATGTTCGGCGAACGAGTTCATTTCGTCCAGGCCG includes these proteins:
- a CDS encoding tetratricopeptide repeat protein, giving the protein MSFDNARWHARPAQERLRREHGNDHASDAERQGHGRIVGRMRQDQHGISVHAATAAAVDELDGAVDSLLHFRADVGERSERVVTEDPLQPTANAMRVYLAVLSTDPQYVPPVAAKFGEFRQRVGDLTDGERLHVKAAAKLLDGDLHAAGALLADLTAEQPRDALALAVGHQIDFLTGNAISLRDRIGGALPAWGTADPHYANLLGMYAFGLEECGHWERAEQTGLRAMELDAADVWSVHAVGHTHEMRASYNDGIAMLDRRRADWDQGNLLRVHIWWHYCLFLLEANRYREALDLYDERLAPTEDSTVTEVVNAASLMWRLHLLGEDAGDRWAKLAATWPPRMTIPFNAFNDMHAVMSYVGAGEDNLAADLIADRQRYVAEAGPATNVAMTARVGLPVCEALLAFGRGRYAEAVDLLWPIRRYVHEFGGSHAQRDVMQRTLVEAAIRAGRTAQARTLVGERISVRPDSPYNQLKMRQLAGA
- a CDS encoding helix-turn-helix transcriptional regulator, with protein sequence MSGLGLDAVAETVYLTALTRVRWRIADLARQLNLGHGIHPTNVDQLHSDGRLTDAVDQPRADLRLTAAVDQLRADGLLVPSAEESGAVRAVAPALALPALAASRVWGLSAGDARPQALSIAQLIARHQPPGPDQLHGLDEMNSFAEHLVANARREVVILSGQHRTGSFEFAVPVAEAVLRCGAQLRLVWRSDLIRTPTVAAHATWLRTRGAAPRIVPALPTTMLLVDRSVAMVITGDDAVVNRTPASVAPLCVLADQVWSQGNPSPRRHSLPDQTPRHHRVLRLLADGLTDDAIARQVGVSVRTVRNDMAAAMLSLDARSRFQAGVRAAQLGLL